A genomic region of Mesobacillus jeotgali contains the following coding sequences:
- a CDS encoding DUF4256 domain-containing protein has product MAKGNRELSREQQEELLEALKARFEKNMNRHEGLEWAEVQAKLENNTEKLWSLNEMETTGGEPDVVGLDQETGEYIFYDCAAESPKGRRSVCYDREALEARKKHKPENSVMDMATAMGIELLTEVQYRELQELGNFDLKTSSWVQTPEKIRKLGGALFCDRRYDTVFVYHNGADSYYGARGFRGLLKV; this is encoded by the coding sequence ATGGCAAAGGGAAACAGAGAGTTGTCACGAGAACAACAGGAAGAACTGCTAGAAGCTTTGAAAGCTCGTTTTGAGAAAAATATGAACAGACATGAAGGCCTTGAATGGGCCGAAGTACAAGCTAAGCTCGAAAACAATACTGAAAAACTATGGTCGCTCAATGAGATGGAAACAACCGGCGGGGAGCCGGATGTTGTGGGTCTTGATCAGGAGACGGGCGAATACATTTTTTATGATTGTGCAGCGGAAAGTCCAAAAGGCCGCAGAAGTGTTTGTTATGATCGTGAAGCACTCGAGGCAAGGAAAAAACACAAGCCGGAGAACAGCGTGATGGATATGGCTACTGCCATGGGCATAGAACTTTTAACGGAGGTACAATATCGCGAGCTGCAGGAGCTTGGGAATTTCGATTTGAAAACATCGAGCTGGGTGCAAACACCTGAGAAAATTAGAAAACTCGGCGGGGCACTTTTTTGCGATCGCCGTTATGACACGGTTTTTGTGTACCACAATGGAGCGGATTCGTACTATGGTGCCAGGGGTTTCCGTGGATTGTTAAAGGTCTGA
- a CDS encoding NADP-dependent oxidoreductase, with amino-acid sequence MQKQIQLKKRPTGVPTYDHFEFVEVPVEKPAKGEILLQTIYISVDPYLRGRMNDTKSYIPPFKLNEAISSGVIGKVVESQSDLFEVGDFVIGSLDWQQFSIAKENTVRKIDPNLAPISAYLSVLGMTGLTAYFGLLDIGKPKAGETVVVSGAAGAVGSIAGQIAKIKGARVVGIAGSDEKVRYLLDDLGFDAAINYNTQNVGNALKETCPDGIDVYFENVGGEISDAIFPLLNNFARIPVCGAISAYNQSEPDLGPRVQGYLIKTSSLMQGFTVGNYSSRFGEGAKELASWLLEGKLKYEETVTDGFENTIDAFLDLFRGANLGKAIVKVADSDK; translated from the coding sequence ATTCAAAAGCAAATACAGCTAAAAAAGAGGCCAACCGGAGTTCCTACATATGACCATTTTGAATTTGTTGAAGTACCTGTAGAAAAACCGGCAAAAGGAGAAATACTTTTACAGACTATTTATATTTCGGTCGATCCTTATTTACGCGGGCGCATGAATGACACTAAATCCTATATTCCGCCGTTCAAGTTGAACGAGGCGATTTCAAGTGGCGTAATCGGAAAAGTGGTTGAATCCCAGTCAGATCTTTTTGAAGTGGGCGATTTCGTTATAGGCTCATTAGACTGGCAACAATTCTCCATCGCAAAAGAAAATACAGTCCGTAAGATTGACCCGAACCTGGCACCCATTTCCGCATACTTAAGTGTATTAGGCATGACTGGCCTTACAGCATACTTTGGTTTATTGGATATCGGCAAGCCGAAAGCAGGTGAAACAGTCGTTGTTTCCGGTGCTGCCGGAGCAGTCGGTTCCATCGCGGGTCAAATTGCAAAAATCAAAGGTGCAAGGGTCGTTGGCATTGCTGGCTCCGATGAGAAGGTCCGTTATCTCTTAGATGACCTTGGATTTGATGCAGCAATAAACTACAATACACAGAATGTTGGAAATGCCCTAAAAGAGACTTGTCCTGATGGAATTGATGTTTATTTTGAAAACGTCGGCGGAGAGATTTCCGATGCGATTTTCCCTCTCTTGAACAACTTCGCAAGGATTCCTGTCTGCGGAGCGATCTCAGCGTATAACCAGTCAGAGCCAGATCTAGGACCTCGTGTACAGGGTTACTTAATCAAGACTAGTTCTTTGATGCAAGGGTTCACAGTAGGAAACTACTCGTCCCGCTTTGGCGAAGGTGCCAAAGAATTGGCCAGCTGGCTTTTGGAAGGTAAATTGAAGTATGAAGAAACGGTTACAGACGGCTTTGAGAATACAATTGACGCATTTTTGGATTTGTTTAGGGGAGCTAATCTCGGAAAAGCGATCGTTAAAGTTGCAGATTCTGATAAATAA
- a CDS encoding SDR family oxidoreductase codes for MAKTIFITGAGSGLGRGASLGLAQKGHRVIATTELTSQKTDLMREAEEQDLDMEVFKLDITNERDREQIKDYDFDVFVANAAINEGGPLAEVPMDRIRALFEVNVFATLETVQLAARKLVEKGKGKIIFMSSMAGISATPYVGPYTATKHAIEGIAQTMKSELAKHNVKVATINPGAFETGFNKRAAEEKWKWYDEEKNFTRKEDMEKQEEGLKNQFDPEDMIAKMVEIIPADHHKFRTVYPEETERQLKKTQEERWTMDI; via the coding sequence ATGGCTAAAACGATTTTTATTACGGGTGCAGGCAGCGGCCTTGGCCGTGGGGCTTCACTTGGGCTTGCTCAGAAAGGTCACCGGGTGATTGCGACGACTGAGCTGACTTCGCAAAAGACGGACCTGATGAGAGAGGCTGAGGAGCAGGATCTTGATATGGAAGTGTTCAAGCTGGATATTACGAATGAGCGGGATCGTGAACAAATCAAGGATTATGATTTTGATGTGTTTGTCGCGAATGCGGCGATCAATGAAGGCGGGCCGCTGGCTGAGGTGCCAATGGACCGGATCCGCGCGCTATTTGAGGTGAATGTTTTCGCTACGCTGGAAACTGTGCAACTCGCTGCGCGTAAGCTTGTGGAAAAGGGAAAGGGAAAAATCATTTTCATGAGTTCGATGGCGGGCATTTCTGCAACACCGTATGTCGGGCCATATACGGCCACGAAGCATGCGATCGAGGGAATCGCCCAAACGATGAAGTCGGAGTTGGCAAAGCACAATGTAAAAGTAGCGACGATCAACCCGGGGGCATTCGAAACAGGCTTTAACAAGCGGGCGGCTGAGGAAAAGTGGAAGTGGTACGATGAGGAGAAGAATTTTACCAGGAAAGAGGATATGGAAAAGCAGGAGGAAGGGTTGAAGAACCAGTTCGACCCTGAGGATATGATTGCGAAAATGGTAGAAATCATCCCTGCCGACCATCATAAATTCCGTACGGTTTACCCGGAGGAGACGGAAAGGCAACTGAAAAAGACGCAGGAAGAAAGATGGACGATGGATATTTAA